From the genome of Scytonema hofmannii PCC 7110, one region includes:
- a CDS encoding sensor histidine kinase has translation MLKQSNEMPISLQHETSRLKILHQYGILDTPDEADFDELTKLAAQICQTPVALITFVDDKRQWFKSKVGASVTEAPMDSGFCPFVVQNSDELIIPDTLTDKKFAKNPVVVLPPHVRFYAGIPLIAKEGYTLGTICVLDFVPRKLTQLQIQTLQTLSRQIIRLLERKRNESVLLALTQREQKKALQLEQAMKELTRTQIQLIQNEKMSALGQLVAGVAHEINNPLNFIYANLVHANQYAQDLLNLVEVYQNYYPHPVKEIETTLKAIDFDFLQEDLPKLMSSMTIGADRIRQIVLLLRNFSHLEQAEMADADIHEGLDNTLLLLKHRLKGSGRNPGIKVIKEYGDLPVVQCYAGQLNQVFMNILTNAIDALKDVKGHGAMDIEITPNAQCPTIHIRTEAIANEAIIRIADNGPGISLEVQSKLFDPFFTTKPVGSGTGLGLSISYQIIEKHGGQLICTSAPGQGAEFVIKIPKNYEL, from the coding sequence ATGCTGAAACAATCCAATGAAATGCCTATCTCTTTGCAGCATGAAACATCCCGGCTTAAAATACTGCACCAGTATGGAATTCTTGATACTCCTGATGAAGCAGACTTTGATGAGTTGACCAAATTGGCGGCACAAATTTGTCAGACTCCAGTGGCGCTAATTACTTTTGTAGATGACAAGCGCCAGTGGTTTAAGTCAAAAGTTGGTGCGTCTGTTACGGAAGCACCCATGGATTCTGGTTTCTGTCCGTTTGTCGTTCAAAATAGTGATGAGTTAATTATCCCAGATACGTTAACGGATAAAAAGTTTGCTAAAAATCCAGTTGTTGTTTTGCCACCGCACGTTCGGTTTTACGCGGGGATACCGTTGATTGCAAAAGAAGGCTACACGCTAGGAACCATTTGTGTGCTTGACTTTGTCCCCCGCAAACTCACTCAGCTGCAAATACAGACGCTACAAACTTTAAGTCGTCAAATTATTAGGTTACTAGAACGCAAGCGCAATGAGTCGGTTCTTTTAGCACTGACACAAAGAGAACAAAAGAAAGCTCTACAGCTAGAGCAAGCGATGAAAGAACTGACTCGCACTCAAATTCAATTGATACAAAACGAAAAAATGAGCGCTTTGGGTCAGTTGGTGGCTGGGGTTGCTCATGAAATCAATAACCCGCTTAACTTTATCTACGCCAATCTCGTCCACGCTAATCAGTACGCGCAGGATTTACTGAACTTAGTTGAAGTTTATCAGAATTATTATCCCCATCCAGTGAAGGAAATTGAAACAACTTTGAAGGCGATTGATTTTGATTTCCTTCAAGAAGATCTACCTAAACTGATGTCATCTATGACGATTGGAGCCGATCGCATCCGACAAATTGTCTTACTATTAAGGAACTTCTCCCATTTAGAGCAAGCCGAGATGGCAGATGCAGATATTCACGAGGGGTTGGATAACACGTTATTACTTTTGAAGCACCGATTGAAAGGTTCAGGGCGAAACCCTGGAATCAAAGTTATTAAAGAATACGGTGATTTACCTGTTGTGCAATGCTACGCCGGACAGTTAAATCAAGTGTTTATGAATATTTTGACTAATGCAATTGATGCTTTAAAAGACGTAAAAGGGCATGGGGCTATGGACATAGAAATAACTCCCAATGCCCAATGCCCAACAATTCACATTCGTACTGAAGCGATCGCCAACGAAGCGATCATTCGCATTGCTGACAATGGACCGGGTATTTCACTAGAGGTACAGTCTAAGCTCTTCGATCCGTTCTTTACAACAAAACCTGTAGGTTCCGGTACGGGTTTGGGGCTGTCGATTAGCTACCAGATTATTGAAAAGCATGGTGGACAATTGATTTGTACGTCAGCACCCGGACAAGGTGCTGAGTTTGTGATTAAAATACCCAAGAATTATGAATTATGA
- a CDS encoding ribonuclease Z, with protein MQITFLGTSSGIPTRSRNVSSVALRLPQRAQLWLFDCGEGTQHQILRSDLKVSQLSRIFITHMHGDHIFGLMGLLASCGLAGSVERVDIYGPPGLNDYLQLASRHSHTHFSFPIKVHAVRPGVVYEDEEFTVTCNPLHHRITTFGYRVVEKDRSGRFDVEKAKELQIPPGRIYGQLKRGETVTLADGRVIDGKELCGPTEIGRKIAYCTDTIYCENAVELARDADVLIHEATFAHQDSELAFQRLHSTTTMAAQTALGAKAHRLIMTHFSPRYAPGNSIELKDLLEEARAIFAKTDMAYDFMTYEVPRRREKILNAENIIHNS; from the coding sequence GTGCAGATAACATTTCTAGGGACGAGTTCCGGTATACCCACGCGATCGCGTAATGTTTCCAGTGTTGCTTTGAGACTACCACAACGAGCTCAGTTGTGGTTATTCGATTGTGGCGAAGGAACCCAACATCAAATTTTGCGGAGTGACCTAAAAGTCAGCCAACTGTCCCGAATTTTTATCACCCATATGCACGGCGACCATATTTTTGGTTTAATGGGTTTGCTTGCAAGTTGTGGTTTAGCTGGTAGTGTGGAACGTGTTGACATCTACGGTCCGCCCGGATTAAATGACTACCTACAACTAGCCTCGCGACACTCCCACACCCATTTTTCCTTCCCCATCAAAGTTCATGCTGTCCGTCCCGGAGTTGTCTACGAAGATGAGGAATTCACTGTGACTTGCAACCCCTTACATCATCGCATCACCACCTTTGGTTACCGAGTCGTAGAAAAAGACCGTTCCGGACGTTTTGATGTTGAAAAAGCTAAAGAGTTGCAAATTCCACCGGGACGCATTTACGGACAACTCAAACGTGGTGAAACAGTCACTCTTGCAGATGGACGAGTTATAGATGGCAAAGAATTGTGCGGACCGACAGAAATTGGACGCAAAATTGCCTACTGTACAGATACAATTTACTGTGAGAATGCAGTGGAGTTAGCACGGGACGCTGACGTGTTAATTCATGAAGCTACTTTTGCCCATCAAGACTCAGAGTTAGCTTTTCAGCGCTTGCACTCCACAACAACAATGGCAGCGCAGACAGCCTTAGGGGCTAAGGCACATCGGCTCATTATGACACATTTCAGTCCTCGTTATGCTCCTGGAAATTCCATAGAGTTGAAGGATTTACTTGAGGAAGCCCGTGCTATTTTTGCCAAAACAGACATGGCTTATGACTTTATGACTTATGAAGTACCCAGACGGCGAGAGAAAATCCTGAACGCTGAAAATATAATTCATAATTCATAA